The sequence below is a genomic window from Vibrio spartinae.
AACCCTGATTCAGTATTTGTTTATGCGATGGGACTTGAGCCATGGCTTGAATATTTAACGGGTAAGCCTGCAACTTTCGATGACTATATCGTTAGGGAGTATAAACATTTAGAGGAAAAAATGTTTCAGGAAGATAGGTCGATCAAGCTGCTATATTGGTCTGAAGAAATTTCAATTTGATTTTAATTTAGTGACGCGTATGGAAAAGTATAAGATATATCAGTTAACGACTGAAGACCTTGAGTTCATCTACCGTGCTTGTCATCAGTTGATAGAAAAACATGATTCAGTTGAAACTGATATTTTCGCCAGAGACTGTGCGGTATATGCCATGGAACTCAGCCGAAATTTGAGAGAGGCCGTATTAGATTTTAAAAATACGACTCACAGTTATGCTGCATTCTTAATTCATGGTCTTCCGTTTGATATTGAAAATATTCAGACACCCAGTACTTGGGACTGTAATTGGCATCATTCTGAGACGTTTACTTATGAAGTGATCCATTCATTAATCTCCTGTCTGTTTGGTGAAATTTTTGGGTGGTCAACACAAGAGAATGGCCGCTTCATGCGTTATGTGGTACCCATCCAAGGAGATGCTTATGAACAGCTGGGGTCAAGTAGTTCTGTTGAATTGGATTGGCATACGGAAGAAGCCTTCCATCCAACACCGGCTGATTATGTTTCGTTAATGTGTTATCGCAATTCGGAACAAGCGGCGACATCATTATGTCATGTCGATGAAATTGTCCGTCAGTTAGATGAGAAAATACTTGATATTCTGTTTAGCAGGTCTTTTTGCATTGCGCCAGATACATCACATCACGTCAAAGAAAATAAGAGTAACCACTGGGATATTGATATTAAAAAGTACTGTATGAGTGCTGAAGCTAAGTATGCAGATACCCCGATATCAGTTTTATACGGAAATCGGGAATGGCCTTTCATGCGTGCAGATCTGCCTTATATGGCAGTGTTTGATGGAAATGAAGATGCTGCAATGGCTCTGGAACAATTCAAGTTGGTCGTGAACCAATCTCTCATTGACGTTTGTCTTACTGAAGGACAGATAATGTTGATAGATAACAGAAGGGCTGTACACGGTAGACGTCAGTTTTCAGCAAAATATGATAATTATGGCCGATGGTTAAAGAGAATTAATATTATCAGAGATCTACGTGCTTTAGCCTCAGAATTTAACCAGCTGTGTGACAGACGCATTGTATAAGGAATGTTATTATGCATCATAAATATATCATTATTGGCGCTGGACCCGCTGGATTGCAGCTCGCTTATTATTTCGAAAAATCAAATGAAGACTATTTGATTCTGGAAAGAGGTAATTGTTCAGGGAATACATTTAAAACTTTACCAAAACATGGTAAGTTGATCTCTATTAACAAGGTTTATACAGGTTATCATGATGATGGGGTTAATCTTCGTTGGGACTGGAATTCATTATTAAATGATGAAGGTTTTCTTTTTAAAAATTATTCTGAAAAATACTTCCCTGATGCAAAGGATTTGGTTCATTATTTAAATGATTTTAAAGAAAAGTTTGGGATTAATGTCGCTTACCATACCGAAATTGTATCCATTGAAAAAAGTGAATGCTTTTCGTTAAGTGATGCTGATGGTAATGTTTATACATGTGAAAATCTAATTATCGCAACTGGACTGTCAAAAGAAAAAAAACCTTGCTTTCGAGGTAGTGAATATGTGAAGTCTTATACTGAAGCCTCAATTAACCCTGATGATTATAAAAATAAGTCTGTTTTAATTTTAGGGAAAGGTAACTCTGCTTTTGAAACGGCTGATAATTTAATTGAAACAGCGTCTGTTATACATCTATTAAGCCCGGCGCCAGTAAAGATGGCATGGAAAACACATTATGTTGGGCATTTGAGAGCAGTCAATAACAATATATTGGATACATATCAGTTAAAGTCACAGAACACTATTCTTGATGCTGAAGTGACAAGCATTACTAAAGATAAAGACAAGTATATTGTTGATTTTTCCTATACTCATGCGAATGGACAGAATTGGCAGGTGGTTGTTGACGAAATTATTTCATGTATCGGTTTTTATTTTGATAATAGTATATTTAAAGGTGATGCAGTTCCTCAACTTACTGAAAATAAAAAGTATCCTAATATGACAGAGTATTGGGAGTCATCAAATATTGATGGTATGTTTTTTGCTGGAACAATAATGCATATGCGTGATTATAATAAATCATTCTCTGGATTTATTCATGGATTCAGATACAACGTGAAAGCATTAGCTGAAATATTAAAAATGAAGCAAGGAAAAAATGCATTTCATCGTGAGAATATGAACTCGTTTGAATCTGCCTATGAAAAAATAATGTACCGAATTCATAGTAATTCATCGCTATATCAGCAGCCAGGATTTATCAGTGATGTACTGCTTATTAGTGATAAAGGTGTTGAATACGTTGTCGATATGCCGGTAGATCTCATTGAAAATACATATCAGAAATCAAACCATATCCGATTAACTTTTGAATATGGGAAGAAAGAGCATCCCGATCCATTTAATGTTATCCGGATGCCGGATGATGGCGATAGCAGTACATTTATCCATCCGGTTTTTCGTGTCTATAAGGATGGTGCCATTGTAGATGAATACCATATTCCTGAAGACTTGCAGAATGAATGGAATAAGGAAATGTATACAACGCCTTTTAAAAATTTCTTGAAAATGGTTTTGCCATTGGAAAGGAAAAATATGTCTCAAGGTAAGAGACATGAAACGTTAGGTAACTATTGTTCATAAGGAAAATATCATGAAAAAATCAAACGTACAGAAAAAAGCGAAAATTAGCCGTAACAAGAATGGCCAATATTTGGGCAATCTGATCGGTTAAAGCCGTTATGGTCCCCACATTGCTGGGGACCATATGGAGGATTTATGATTGTAATAAGACCAGAAAAATATAAGCAGTTGGGTGAGTCTGAAAACTGTGATTTTGTGCTACTGACGAATAGTGAATTCTCCGACAAATTTGAAATATCAACGGAGAATGACTATCTATCGAAAAAAATAATAGCTTGCGATACTCCAGAAAGCTTTCATGACATTTTGGATCATCAAAAATTAGCGCGTCAAACCCATTTCCTTGTCATTTCTCCTCATGCTTTATTCTCTTCTCCACCGGCAGAGAAAATTGCAGAGAAGTGTAAAATTATTTCAATGCCTTGTAACTCAACAGAAATATTTTTAGAAGATATAAATTATTTCTTAGAAAAAATGGAATTGACAGATCCTGATGCTCAAAAAGCTTGGGCGGATCACTTCTTTGATCATGTCGAAGAATCTGACCACATCCAGTTTGTTGATAAAAAGAATGGTTGCGAAGCCGTCTTTCTTCATGACAGTGATGAATATTGCTGGTTTGAACAATTGGGCCGTCTCAGCTGGGGAGAGCAGCAATTTGTGCCGTCTGGTGAAATCAGCGTATTGCCACTGTTCCATGGAAACTACAATGCGGAAAAACGGTTAAATATACAGGGCGAAATTGCTTTTCGTGGGTATCCCATTGTTAACAATGGCTCCGTGTCTTTTTTAAGAGAAGACCAGAATAGAATTTTTGATGCATTAGAATCGCTTTATGAAATACCGATTATTGCGACCGTCGAGAACGGCATAATTACTTCATTACGTAGTGATATCGTAAACCATCCCGCGATTGTGATGTTAGAGAAGTTATTTGATATTGACTCGCGCTACAGAATTATTTGGGAGATTGGCTTTGGGACCAATCAGGATATCTATTTTCAGAAAGGAAACCGTTCACCCAATGAATGTTATGGCGGTAGCAATGGTACTGTCCACTGGGGGCTGGGCTTAACGCCGTGGACCCAATATCACATCGATATTATTTGTCCGGACACTGTCGTCTATACGTCAGACGAAGTCATAATTGCCGGTGAAATTAAAGAGAAAAAGTCCCTGAGACGTGTGAAATCAGCAGGCTGTCCATGTATTAGTTAATACGCGGAAAAATCGACCTTAAATTGGATTTTGAAGGTGGCACAATGGAATGTAATTCACTGTCACAGTTCAGTACTGTGCTTGAAAAGCTCAAAGACAATGCGGAGAGAACACCAGATAAGCTAGCTTTGAATGGTGATTTAGGGTCTGTATCTTATACCTTACTGGAAGCGCAGTCTGAACAGCTGGCGTCTCAACTGATTAGAGATAAAGGGATCCGAGCGGGGAATATTGTGCCCCTCGTCGCTGGACGAACAAATAATAGCTTGATCTGTATGCTGGCGCTGTTAAAGGTACGAGCCGTTGTTTATCCGATTGAGGTAACAAATTTCAACGCGGATACTCAGAAAGCCTTGATGAATGACTCTGAACTTTCTTTTTCAGACACATTATTTGCATCTGATCTGGGTATAACACTCGAGCAACTCGTTTTGGGAGCAGAGACGAACGATTTACCTGAAACGGGTATTGAATCGGGGGGATTTCTTTATTTCACATCCGGCAGTACAGGTAAGAAAAAACCTGTGTTTGTCAGTGCTGAAAACATCAGCCAGCGTATTGCCAATACAACCAGAGATTTGGGGTTCGACTGTTACCTGAAGACACTCTGGTGCTGCAGTGTTTCATTCGACATCTCTCTTTTCGTGACACTTTCCACACTATATTGTGGTGGTACTATCATCACTCCACGACACGTATATCTGAATGAAATCTCCGGTTATCTGAATACCATCAAGCAATACAACGTCAACTTTATTAATCAAGTGCCTTCCTTCATTCAGGCGCTTTGTGAATTTTCTGACTTTGAAGAAAAGGTAAAACTAAAATATCTGTTTCTGGGCGGAGATGTTTTAACGAAAGATGTGCTGATGCAAACACTGTCCTGCTTTGATGCTGATGTGGTTGCGAATATCTATGGTCCGACTGAAACAACCATGCTTGCGACTCACTATGTTATCGATCAGGAAAATTATCACAATCTGAACAGCTTGCCGATTGGCAAACCTTTCAGCGGTACAGTCATTGAAATTCTTGATGAGGACATGCAGCCCATGTCATACGGTGAGGTCGGTGAAATTTATATTCGCGGGATCGGTATGTGCCGGTATCTGAATCATGATAACAGCAGCTTTATCACTTGTGACTCTGGGACTGTGGCTTATCAGTCTGGCGATTTCGGATATATTGATTCCAATGGTGACGTTGTTTTCGAAGGGCGACGGGACGATCAGGTCAAAATATCCGGTGTCAGGTTAAGTCTTTCGGAAATCGAGAATCATATCTTAAAGGACAATCACCTTGTAGGTCGTGTCCGTATTGCTAAGCTTTCCGGTGATATAAAGGCGGTCTTAAATACTGACTTACTCGTATTTTATATTCTTGCTGACTCTGCAAAAGCAAGGCAAGTTCCTGTGTTTACAAATGTCATCCCTCCTTCTGTCAGATATCGGGCCATTCGTCTGGATAATTTTACTTACAATGAAAATGGAAAAGTGGCAATTAAAGAAATGATCGCGACTTATGCCCATTTTCTGAGTGAGCAAAAATCAGCTGTTCCTATATCTCATGATGATCCCCGGGAACAATTGGTTAAAACCATTCTGGGTATCGATCATTTTGACCATTCAAAATCCTTCAGGGAGTTAGGCGGTGCCAGTTTAGTGGCACTGAAGTTGAGAGCTGAGATGAAGAAGCAATTCGGCATTGAGATCAAGATCAGAGACCTCCTTACATCGAAGCAGTCGTTAAAAGAGTTGATTGGAGCTGTATCAGATGCATGACGTTTATGGCTCTTACACACCATGGCAGAAGGCACATCCTCAGCAGGCTGTGCTGTACAACATGTTTCTTGAAAATGCTGAGAAGTGTGATTTATATAAAATCAGTCAGCTTTATCAGGTACATGATTGTACTGTGGAACGGCTAAGTAAATCTATTCAGAAAGTCATTTCTGATTTGCCGATGCTGGGTGCACGATTCAGATGCACAAATGATGTTGTGGAAGTGTGTTTTGCCAATCGGTATACACCTTCGGTTGAGCAGAGACAAGTTAGTGAAATATTGTCGTCGCATTCGTTTACCCGAGCAGATATAGAACAGGGTGAGCTGGTCAAAGTATCGGTCTGGCCCGGAGAAGACTGCTGTCAGTTTATTCTGTCCATTCATCACATTGTTTGCGATGCACGCTCTGTTGCGTATATTGAGGCTCAGCTTGAAAAAGAGCTGTCAGGTAAACTAGGGCTGTCCACAGCATCGGCGGATCTCGCGCGTTATCAGGCCTACACCAATGAAGTTATTGCCTGGCATGACAGTGAGGAGAAAGTGGTACAGCTCAGTTACTGGCGGGAGCAGCTAACGAACTATAAATCGGACTTAACCTTGGTCAATCTAGAAAAACAGATCGATCGGGCTGACGATGCCGCTTTTTCTTTTGCGTTTCAACTTGGGGAGCCGGCAGTGCATCGGTTTAATCATGTGGTTGAATCTGCTGAAGTTACGCCTTTTATTCTGATGCTGGCGCTTACTGAGATTTTTCTTGCCAGACATTTTGATCAAGAGAAATTTATTCTGAATGTAAGTCTGGACCAGCGTAATTATTGGAACGCGTCCACAGATGTCGGATTATATTCAAGTTATCTGCCCGCATGTTGTTATGTGAAACCTGAGCAGCATTTTGATGCTCTTCTTGCTCAGGTCCAGGATGATTTCTATGAAGGACTGAGTAACGGGAAAGTCTCACTTTTCGATCTGATTATTGAGTCTGAAGTCGATGTAACACGGGCTTCTGCACTGCTGGAATTTACGGAAAGTGCCGGGGTATACGGCGCTTTGGAATATCTAAGTTCTTTCAATGAGAAAACTGATTTTCCGTTGGTGATTTCAGCTAACCGAACGGCTTCTTCATTGAATATTAAAGTGGAGGGGCGAGCTGACCATTACCAGAATGAATCAAGATTTCATGGAATGTGTCTGGCTTTTCAACAGCTGATTGAGAAATCATTGTTACACCCAGATACCAATGTTGCAATCAGTAAAATAAATAACGACGTTTATCAAAAGACGAAAGAGCAGTTGTCATTTCACCGTCAGCCCAGTCATCTCATCCGTGAATTTGAAAAGGTCGTACAAGAATATAACCAGTGTCCGGCAATCCGGTTTGAGCAGGAAATTTATACGTTTGACTGGCTGAATCAGAAAGCGAATCAGATTGCGAGAACATTAATTAATGCTTTTGAGATTCGGCCACATGCAACGATATGTATTCTGGTAGAACGTAGTGCCCTGTTACTGCCGATTATCATCAGTATTCTCAAAACCCGAGCCCAGTATGTACCGCTGTCTCCGTATGATGGAGAGGCGCGGTTACGTAGACAGCTTGAGCTTATTCAACCGGATCTGGTAATTACTAGCCAGGTATTTGAAGGAATGCTGAATGGCTCCTGCTCTGAAGTCATTGTCACGGATCGGGCGTTATTTGAGTCTGATGAAAGTTCTGAGAATCTGGCGCTGGCATATTCTCCAGAGGACATTGCATATACAATTTTTACGTCGGGCTCAACGGGGATGCCGAAAGGTGTGGTCGTTCCTCATCAGGGCATAACCTATACAGTGCTCTACCGTCAGCATTACTATAGTCTGGATAGCAGTGATGTCATTCTTCAGTATCCATCCGTGTTTTATGACTCTGCAGTCAACGACTATTTTTCTACCTTACTGTCTGGCGCGTCGCTGGTGTTGTTTCCTGACAATGACAGAAATGATGTGGCCGCATTAGCCCGGTTGATCAAAAATCATCAGGTTACCCATTTCATGATGGTCCCTGCAATTTATTTAGCCTTGTTAGAAAGCCACTCCGGTAGCCTGAAAGGAGTCAGACAGGTTGTTTTATGCGGAGATAATCTCAGCATATCTTTAATTCACCATCATCAGAAGAGTCTGCCGGAAACCGAGGTTTATAACGAATATGGCCCGGCTGAAACGTCAGTTTGGAGTACTGTTTATCAGTTTGGTCCTGAAGATGATGAGGTGCTGATTGGCAAAGGTATTGCGCATCATTTGGTTGATATTATTCATCCAAAGTGGGGGCTTTGTTTTGACAATGAAGTCGGTGAAATTTGTGTTAGTGGTCCGGGGCTTGCGCAAGGATATTTGAGAAATCCGGTGGTAACGGAAGAGAAATTTGTCACCCATCCGATCCACGGACAAAGAATGTATCGGACTGGTGACCTGGCGTACCGTAATATGGCTGGTGAATTGCGCTTTGTCGGACGGGTTGATAATTTCGTGAAAATAGCCGGAGCTGGCGTTGAATTAGAAGAGGTCGAGCGGGTTGTTGGCGAAACACTTGCAGTGAATCGTTTTTATCTGGTTCATGTTGAAGGAGACGACAATATTGGAACGTTGCTGTGCCTGTATGAGTCGGGGACGAACACCGAATTATTGAATCGTGGGCGGTTAAAGACATTTCTCCCTGCCCGAATGGTCCCTACACATTACATTGACATTGCTGAGATTCCGTTGTCGGTAAATGGAAAAGTAGATAGGAAAGCCTTAAAGCGTATTGCACAGGATTATCTGGACTCGCTGGTTCAAACAGCTGCATTCTCGGCAGCGGATCAGCTTCAGCAAATCTGGCACAAGACGCTGGGCAACGTGGAAATCTGTGAGACTACCAGTCTTTATGACTTGGGGGCATCGAGTTTGGATTTCATCCAGTTGTCAAAGGATCTGAATGAATCACTGGCTCATCCTATTCCACTGAGAGAATTGATGACGCATTCAACCTTCAAGGAATGGTTATCACTTTATGAAGCGGCAACAAAGAATCGTCAGACTCATTCAACAGCCTGTGATGTCTGGAGCGCTTCCGCTTCGGCTTGTCGTTATCTGGTAACGAGCTTACTCCAGCAGGACAAATCAATCTTCAATATTCTGGATTACTGGAAGCTTGATAGCGAATGTCCGGTAGCTTGTCTGAGTTTGGCTTGTCAAGCGGTTATCCGTCAGCATGACATTCTGTCTTCTGCATTTCTGTTTGAAAAAGGAAGGATCACAAGTAAGCCTGTCACCGTTGATATCGACCAGATTTATCAGGAACTAGAGATTCAGGAAGGTTCGCTGGAAGACGCGCTCAACCGAATATTCAAGAGCAGCTTATCTCTGTCAACCCAACTCTTTCAGTTTTATTTATTGCACTACGGTACAGAACGATATTTCGTTATGTTAATTCATCATGCCATTGCGGATGTTTTCAGCATTGACAGAATCATCGCGGATATCGAAAGGCATGTTTTTGCTGCCAGCGCAGTGGAACACCGTGATTTAGCGGCACACGGTGAACATCATGCAATCGATGCAACGTATCTCCGTGAGGCCGAGCAGTACTGGGAGCAGAATCCTGCAGGGGAGGAATCTTACCTGCTGAACTTGCCTGTAGACTTTCCCAGAGAACAAAAAAGTGGGGCGGGCAGTGTTTGTCATCATGTCCTGACCGGCTTAAGACGTGTAGTCGCTTCTGCTTCCTTGCGTTACCGAACCACCGAATTTAACGTGCTGTCATCGGCTCTGGCTTTGATGTTAAGTGACATAACCCAGTCTTCACGGGTGTCGTTTGGCTTTCCATATAACATCCGCCGCTTGCTCAATAGCGAGGAAGTCGGCTGCTTTTTAAATCCGATCCCAGTCGCAATGGATATCGAGGTGCATACAACAACCGATCAGGTCATTCACGCTGTATCTGAGACCATTGCCGACAGCATGGCCTATGGCGCGTATCCGTTCGAACGGATTATCTCGGGCAAAGGTATCAAGTGGTCTAAAGGGCGTTTTCCGCTGTTTGATGTCGGCCTGACGCTAGAGTCGTTGGATCGACCAGAAATACCGAGCTCAAAATATTTTATCAAACAATCATTTACTCCTGATCGCGTGTTTTCTCAAAATGACTTTTGGTTCTATATCAATTTTGAACAGGACGATATCGTGCTGGATGTTTTGTTTGATTCTTCACTGTATCGCGAGGAAAGCATTGCACATTTCATTGCAGTGTTTTCCCGAAAGCTTTATGAAATTGTCAGCCCTAATCAGGTCGCGGTGTCGTTATTATGAACTCAGTTAGCCAAAGTTGCTTACTTCAGTCTCTGGAAAGTATTGCGGCTAGGTCTTGTCAGAAAATAGCGGTCATCTACCAGAATCAGGCGGTGACTTACTCCGAATTGTATACCTTGGCAGATCTGTATCGACATCGGCTCCATCGCTGTTCCCCCGGTAGTGATTATGTCTATCTGTATCTGGATAAAGGCATTGAACTAATCGCTGCAATTCTGGCTGTGATTCAATCGGGCCGGGCATTTATCCCGGTGGATGCCAATACGCCGTTGCTCCGGCTGAATCAGATTCTGGATGATGTGGCGGATGCGTTTGTACTGACAGAAAAACGTCTGGCAGCCAATATTGATAGCCGGATTCCTTTTGACTGTCTTGACCAAGCAATAGAGGGAAAGGACACATCTCTGTCGCGTAAAAAAGCCACAACAGACCGTTCAAGTTGTTATGCCATTTATACATCGGGCAGTACCGGCCGTCCCAAAGGCGCCATTATTTCTCATCAGGCATTGTTGAATGTGATTGAGCAGTCGATTGCTGATATGACGATAGAGAGTGACAGTAAAATTCTGCAGTTCTCCTCGATTGGATTTGATGTTTCGGTGTGGGAAATTTTTACATCACTGTTGAGTGGCAGCACCCTTGTGATCGCGACCAATGAGCAGCGTTATGATTTGGACGGCCTTCAAACACTGATTCATGACAAGGCGGTGGATACGACCTTTTTTATGTCGACTTTCTTAACTCATTTGCAGCCTGAGCAATTTCCAACCATTAAAACGGTGGTAACCGGCGGAGAGATGTTTGGTGAAAAGATTGTGGAGCAGTGGGCCGATGATAAGGCGTTGTTCTACGTGTATGGTCCCACCGAATGTGCCATTTTCCAGTCCATTGTGCCATGTGAGAAAAATGGTTCATCGGTGCCCACGGTCGGACACCCGATTGCCAACATGCGTTTTCATCTTTACGACGTTGCCGAGAACGAGCGGGATGTCTTTGAATTGGGGATCTCGGGGATTGGCGTCGGACTCGGCTATTTGAACCGGGAAAAACTGACGAAAGAGAAATTTGTTCAGGATCATCAGGCTGGCGTGATTTATCTGACGGGGGATCTTATCAAAAGGCGCCCAGACGGTGAGTTTGATTTCTATGGGCGCAAGGATCGGCAGATCAAGATACAGGGGTATCGGGTCGAAATCGGAGAGATCGAAAAAACTGTTCTTCGG
It includes:
- a CDS encoding non-ribosomal peptide synthetase; its protein translation is MHDVYGSYTPWQKAHPQQAVLYNMFLENAEKCDLYKISQLYQVHDCTVERLSKSIQKVISDLPMLGARFRCTNDVVEVCFANRYTPSVEQRQVSEILSSHSFTRADIEQGELVKVSVWPGEDCCQFILSIHHIVCDARSVAYIEAQLEKELSGKLGLSTASADLARYQAYTNEVIAWHDSEEKVVQLSYWREQLTNYKSDLTLVNLEKQIDRADDAAFSFAFQLGEPAVHRFNHVVESAEVTPFILMLALTEIFLARHFDQEKFILNVSLDQRNYWNASTDVGLYSSYLPACCYVKPEQHFDALLAQVQDDFYEGLSNGKVSLFDLIIESEVDVTRASALLEFTESAGVYGALEYLSSFNEKTDFPLVISANRTASSLNIKVEGRADHYQNESRFHGMCLAFQQLIEKSLLHPDTNVAISKINNDVYQKTKEQLSFHRQPSHLIREFEKVVQEYNQCPAIRFEQEIYTFDWLNQKANQIARTLINAFEIRPHATICILVERSALLLPIIISILKTRAQYVPLSPYDGEARLRRQLELIQPDLVITSQVFEGMLNGSCSEVIVTDRALFESDESSENLALAYSPEDIAYTIFTSGSTGMPKGVVVPHQGITYTVLYRQHYYSLDSSDVILQYPSVFYDSAVNDYFSTLLSGASLVLFPDNDRNDVAALARLIKNHQVTHFMMVPAIYLALLESHSGSLKGVRQVVLCGDNLSISLIHHHQKSLPETEVYNEYGPAETSVWSTVYQFGPEDDEVLIGKGIAHHLVDIIHPKWGLCFDNEVGEICVSGPGLAQGYLRNPVVTEEKFVTHPIHGQRMYRTGDLAYRNMAGELRFVGRVDNFVKIAGAGVELEEVERVVGETLAVNRFYLVHVEGDDNIGTLLCLYESGTNTELLNRGRLKTFLPARMVPTHYIDIAEIPLSVNGKVDRKALKRIAQDYLDSLVQTAAFSAADQLQQIWHKTLGNVEICETTSLYDLGASSLDFIQLSKDLNESLAHPIPLRELMTHSTFKEWLSLYEAATKNRQTHSTACDVWSASASACRYLVTSLLQQDKSIFNILDYWKLDSECPVACLSLACQAVIRQHDILSSAFLFEKGRITSKPVTVDIDQIYQELEIQEGSLEDALNRIFKSSLSLSTQLFQFYLLHYGTERYFVMLIHHAIADVFSIDRIIADIERHVFAASAVEHRDLAAHGEHHAIDATYLREAEQYWEQNPAGEESYLLNLPVDFPREQKSGAGSVCHHVLTGLRRVVASASLRYRTTEFNVLSSALALMLSDITQSSRVSFGFPYNIRRLLNSEEVGCFLNPIPVAMDIEVHTTTDQVIHAVSETIADSMAYGAYPFERIISGKGIKWSKGRFPLFDVGLTLESLDRPEIPSSKYFIKQSFTPDRVFSQNDFWFYINFEQDDIVLDVLFDSSLYREESIAHFIAVFSRKLYEIVSPNQVAVSLL
- a CDS encoding TauD/TfdA family dioxygenase; this encodes MELSRNLREAVLDFKNTTHSYAAFLIHGLPFDIENIQTPSTWDCNWHHSETFTYEVIHSLISCLFGEIFGWSTQENGRFMRYVVPIQGDAYEQLGSSSSVELDWHTEEAFHPTPADYVSLMCYRNSEQAATSLCHVDEIVRQLDEKILDILFSRSFCIAPDTSHHVKENKSNHWDIDIKKYCMSAEAKYADTPISVLYGNREWPFMRADLPYMAVFDGNEDAAMALEQFKLVVNQSLIDVCLTEGQIMLIDNRRAVHGRRQFSAKYDNYGRWLKRINIIRDLRALASEFNQLCDRRIV
- a CDS encoding NAD(P)-binding domain-containing protein, whose product is MHHKYIIIGAGPAGLQLAYYFEKSNEDYLILERGNCSGNTFKTLPKHGKLISINKVYTGYHDDGVNLRWDWNSLLNDEGFLFKNYSEKYFPDAKDLVHYLNDFKEKFGINVAYHTEIVSIEKSECFSLSDADGNVYTCENLIIATGLSKEKKPCFRGSEYVKSYTEASINPDDYKNKSVLILGKGNSAFETADNLIETASVIHLLSPAPVKMAWKTHYVGHLRAVNNNILDTYQLKSQNTILDAEVTSITKDKDKYIVDFSYTHANGQNWQVVVDEIISCIGFYFDNSIFKGDAVPQLTENKKYPNMTEYWESSNIDGMFFAGTIMHMRDYNKSFSGFIHGFRYNVKALAEILKMKQGKNAFHRENMNSFESAYEKIMYRIHSNSSLYQQPGFISDVLLISDKGVEYVVDMPVDLIENTYQKSNHIRLTFEYGKKEHPDPFNVIRMPDDGDSSTFIHPVFRVYKDGAIVDEYHIPEDLQNEWNKEMYTTPFKNFLKMVLPLERKNMSQGKRHETLGNYCS
- a CDS encoding non-ribosomal peptide synthetase; this translates as MECNSLSQFSTVLEKLKDNAERTPDKLALNGDLGSVSYTLLEAQSEQLASQLIRDKGIRAGNIVPLVAGRTNNSLICMLALLKVRAVVYPIEVTNFNADTQKALMNDSELSFSDTLFASDLGITLEQLVLGAETNDLPETGIESGGFLYFTSGSTGKKKPVFVSAENISQRIANTTRDLGFDCYLKTLWCCSVSFDISLFVTLSTLYCGGTIITPRHVYLNEISGYLNTIKQYNVNFINQVPSFIQALCEFSDFEEKVKLKYLFLGGDVLTKDVLMQTLSCFDADVVANIYGPTETTMLATHYVIDQENYHNLNSLPIGKPFSGTVIEILDEDMQPMSYGEVGEIYIRGIGMCRYLNHDNSSFITCDSGTVAYQSGDFGYIDSNGDVVFEGRRDDQVKISGVRLSLSEIENHILKDNHLVGRVRIAKLSGDIKAVLNTDLLVFYILADSAKARQVPVFTNVIPPSVRYRAIRLDNFTYNENGKVAIKEMIATYAHFLSEQKSAVPISHDDPREQLVKTILGIDHFDHSKSFRELGGASLVALKLRAEMKKQFGIEIKIRDLLTSKQSLKELIGAVSDA